In Synergistaceae bacterium, one DNA window encodes the following:
- a CDS encoding ADP-ribosylglycohydrolase family protein — translation MLGAIVGDVVGSRFEFDRERKVAYSKKYELVSEYCCFTDDTVMTLAVSDAIIKTMPKRGDIPEESVFEAQLTKSMREFAQVHPNAGYGAKFIHWLFSNNPKPYNSWGNGSAMRVSPVAWAFDSLEDVERFAAVSSRISHNNPEGIRGAKATAAAIFLARTGKTKQEIKSYISDNYYYDLTRTLDQIRPHYSHVEACQVTVPEAITAFIEGENFEDCARCAVSLSGDSDTLTDITCAIAEGFYGIPDDISEMVMTKLDDFLTDKLLKWESWRNN, via the coding sequence ATGTTAGGTGCAATCGTAGGCGATGTAGTAGGCAGCCGCTTTGAATTTGACCGAGAACGCAAAGTAGCCTACAGCAAAAAATATGAATTAGTCAGCGAGTATTGCTGCTTCACTGATGATACAGTAATGACTCTTGCTGTTTCTGACGCGATAATAAAGACTATGCCAAAGCGCGGAGATATTCCGGAAGAGTCAGTTTTTGAGGCTCAATTAACTAAATCAATGCGCGAATTTGCTCAAGTTCACCCTAATGCAGGCTACGGAGCAAAATTTATTCACTGGCTGTTCTCAAATAATCCCAAACCTTATAACAGCTGGGGAAATGGTTCAGCGATGAGAGTCTCTCCTGTTGCGTGGGCGTTTGACAGTTTAGAAGATGTCGAAAGATTTGCGGCTGTAAGTTCTCGAATCTCTCACAATAACCCCGAAGGAATCAGAGGCGCAAAAGCAACGGCAGCAGCAATTTTTTTAGCTCGTACAGGAAAAACAAAGCAGGAGATAAAATCTTATATTTCTGACAATTATTATTATGATCTGACTCGCACTCTTGATCAGATAAGGCCGCATTATTCACATGTTGAAGCCTGTCAAGTTACAGTCCCGGAGGCAATAACGGCATTTATTGAGGGTGAAAATTTTGAGGATTGCGCGCGCTGTGCTGTATCATTGAGCGGAGACTCAGACACTTTAACTGATATAACGTGTGCAATAGCTGAAGGTTTTTACGGGATTCCTGATGATATTAGCGAAATGGTCATGACAAAACTTGATGATTTCTTGACGGATAAATTATTAAAGTGGGAATCATGGCGAAATAATTAA
- a CDS encoding potassium channel protein: MATKFTKTVKNAKRGIAFSKKFKYRLSGALILFLALLFSCALFVWWKEKDFTGSFWDSVWSVLFTLIGQGEFATSPHTFWGRIIVFLLSIFGVALFGVVFAEVLQRIINSRIKILLGEMMGINNCKFEGHVLICGWNGRGPYVVREFKASGRQMALIASERPKDLDSDIFFVQGNPSEREALIKGGVEKAQGAIILGDPNFGEDDSHTILTGLAVEAIAPNVYTVMELHNPENERYARYANVDDILYSDSLIANIAAMCTHNEGISAFIRDILSSADDGHSFASFDVPENFAGKTVGEVFDHFRANETLPIGIITPPDSPQKVPASEWISNVNPPLDKIVTLPMKVVCIVKDNYSEISK; the protein is encoded by the coding sequence ATGGCTACGAAATTTACTAAAACCGTGAAGAATGCGAAAAGGGGTATAGCGTTCTCGAAAAAATTTAAGTACAGATTATCGGGTGCGTTAATATTATTTCTGGCATTATTATTTTCCTGCGCTTTATTTGTATGGTGGAAGGAAAAAGATTTTACGGGTTCATTCTGGGACTCAGTGTGGAGCGTTTTATTTACGTTAATAGGTCAGGGAGAATTTGCTACATCGCCGCATACATTTTGGGGGCGGATAATAGTTTTTCTGCTCTCGATTTTCGGCGTTGCGTTGTTCGGTGTAGTCTTTGCTGAAGTCCTGCAGAGAATCATTAACAGCAGGATAAAAATTTTATTAGGGGAGATGATGGGCATTAATAATTGTAAATTTGAGGGACACGTTTTAATTTGCGGCTGGAATGGTCGCGGGCCTTATGTTGTGCGGGAGTTCAAAGCGTCGGGCCGTCAGATGGCTTTAATTGCGTCAGAACGTCCGAAAGATTTAGACTCAGACATATTTTTTGTGCAGGGCAACCCGTCAGAACGTGAAGCATTAATTAAAGGCGGAGTCGAGAAGGCACAAGGCGCGATAATATTAGGAGATCCCAATTTCGGAGAAGATGACTCGCACACGATTTTAACAGGTTTAGCAGTCGAGGCCATTGCACCGAACGTGTATACAGTTATGGAACTTCATAATCCGGAAAATGAACGTTACGCGCGTTATGCAAATGTTGATGATATTTTGTATTCTGACAGCTTGATTGCGAATATTGCTGCGATGTGTACACATAATGAAGGGATTTCGGCATTTATACGCGATATTTTATCGAGTGCTGACGATGGACACAGTTTCGCCTCGTTTGATGTTCCTGAAAATTTTGCGGGAAAAACTGTCGGTGAAGTCTTTGATCACTTCAGAGCAAATGAAACGCTCCCGATCGGAATAATAACGCCGCCAGACTCGCCCCAAAAAGTCCCGGCCTCTGAATGGATCTCAAATGTTAATCCGCCGTTAGATAAAATTGTAACTCTTCCGATGAAAGTAGTATGCATAGTGAAAGATAATTACTCGGAAATAAGCAAGTAA
- the rpoD gene encoding RNA polymerase sigma factor RpoD, with translation MNLAEKKKNKDVDLPEENENFDVDGDLDLSEDKTPGGVDDLIDEGRSRGYVTPGDIERHIPLETWDANTLDSILTNLQEMGIDVADQSNITKIPAGQEAREEFIPAIESEIGKLDDIPLTDPVRMYLREIGKVSLLTAAEEVELAQKMENGDIEAKKKLIDANLRLVVSIAKKYIGRGMLFLDLIQEGNLGLIRAVEKFDYRRGFKFSTYATWWIRQAITRAIADQARTIRVPVHMVETINKMVRISRLLVQELGREPTDEEIAEKMNIEPSKVEEIRRISQLPVSLETPIGEEEDSQLGDFIEDHDLPSPDEAAAGHLLHEQIEDMLNTLSDREREVLHYRFGLEDGHSYTLEEVGKKFNVTRERIRQIEAKALRKLRQPSKRLKDFLD, from the coding sequence ATTAACTTGGCCGAAAAGAAGAAAAATAAAGATGTAGATTTACCGGAAGAGAACGAAAATTTTGACGTTGACGGCGATCTTGATTTGTCAGAAGATAAGACTCCCGGCGGAGTTGATGATTTAATTGACGAGGGGCGCAGCAGAGGTTATGTAACCCCCGGCGATATTGAACGTCATATACCGTTAGAGACATGGGACGCTAACACACTTGACAGCATTCTCACGAATTTACAGGAAATGGGAATCGATGTCGCTGACCAGTCAAATATCACAAAGATTCCAGCAGGACAGGAAGCGCGCGAGGAATTTATCCCGGCAATTGAAAGCGAAATAGGAAAACTCGACGACATCCCATTAACTGACCCTGTTAGAATGTATTTGCGTGAGATCGGCAAAGTTTCATTATTGACGGCAGCTGAAGAGGTCGAACTCGCTCAAAAAATGGAAAACGGCGACATTGAAGCGAAGAAAAAATTAATTGATGCAAATTTGCGTCTCGTCGTGAGTATTGCAAAAAAATATATCGGGCGCGGGATGTTATTTCTTGATTTGATTCAAGAAGGCAATCTTGGCTTAATAAGGGCTGTAGAAAAATTTGACTATCGGCGAGGCTTTAAATTCAGTACTTATGCTACATGGTGGATTCGTCAGGCGATAACGCGTGCAATAGCAGATCAGGCGCGAACGATTCGAGTCCCTGTTCACATGGTCGAGACAATTAATAAAATGGTCAGGATTTCGCGTTTGCTCGTTCAGGAATTAGGCCGCGAACCTACTGATGAAGAAATCGCAGAAAAAATGAATATTGAGCCGTCAAAAGTTGAAGAGATTCGCAGAATTTCACAATTACCCGTTTCTCTTGAGACTCCGATCGGTGAGGAAGAAGACAGCCAGCTTGGTGATTTTATCGAAGATCACGACTTGCCGAGTCCCGATGAGGCTGCAGCAGGTCATTTATTACATGAACAAATAGAAGACATGTTAAATACTCTTTCCGACAGAGAACGTGAAGTCCTGCATTATAGATTTGGGCTTGAAGACGGGCACTCGTACACGCTTGAAGAGGTCGGGAAAAAATTTAACGTAACGCGCGAAAGAATCAGGCAGATAGAAGCTAAGGCACTCAGGAAATTACGTCAGCCCAGCAAGAGACTCAAAGATTTTCTGGACTAA